The Fortiea contorta PCC 7126 genome has a segment encoding these proteins:
- a CDS encoding HAD family hydrolase, producing MNINSFDVFDTVLIRKWARPTDLFLELGSILLQAELIKISTQKWKNLRESAEREARSKSVSSEVTLAQIYEVIAQTLGWSDTEIEQSMNAEVELEFASLYPVRAIQQKIQNLHQDGQRVIYLSDMYLPSNVIQRFLKHHNIWQEGDTLYVSSEFNINKASGKLFEVCLNKEGIKASQLIHLGDNNYSDVKMPKKLGIQAQHFNETQLNRYEQILASSEDLPLKFRSLLAGTSRLCRLQNPETNFHNRVIWDTSANVIAPVLFGFVHWCLSEAQTKGIQRLYFVARDGQILLKIANIICENWNYSIECRYLYGSRQAWHFPAITEIGETELDWIFDPTQFLSVHSVCERVNLNPEQIEDTLAQKGLSKEFWNKNLDNQQRLLLRQIFEKQEVTQLIIEIAATYRKKAIGYFQQEGLADAIPFGIVDIGWHGRLQRSLSQLLNLAGIYPADGVSGFYFGLSKRFKPFPKDNLFAYFSDVDFPSERDSLCHRVLLELFVAADHGGTVRFEKQNCVFTPVLRSQENTKALQWGLQVVHSSIASYVNQLTICLKSSDVDTGSLLSASEKVLKEFVKFPDVNESDVFGSYIFAEDQTENIFYDLAPKYRFIDSLNLILYEHHVHHNIWFAASIQRTSPWVRLILNKKIIATAWKIKSFARRLKKFI from the coding sequence AGTAACTCTAGCACAAATTTATGAAGTAATTGCCCAGACTTTAGGCTGGTCTGACACTGAAATAGAACAGTCGATGAATGCGGAAGTTGAATTAGAATTTGCTAGTCTTTATCCTGTTCGAGCAATTCAGCAAAAGATTCAAAATCTTCACCAAGATGGTCAGCGAGTTATCTATCTTTCTGATATGTATCTGCCATCAAACGTGATTCAGCGTTTTCTCAAACATCATAATATATGGCAAGAAGGAGATACGCTATATGTTTCCTCAGAGTTTAATATTAATAAAGCCTCAGGAAAATTATTTGAAGTTTGTTTAAATAAAGAAGGAATTAAAGCTTCTCAGTTAATACATCTTGGCGATAACAATTATTCAGATGTAAAGATGCCTAAAAAGCTTGGCATTCAGGCTCAACATTTTAATGAAACTCAGCTTAATCGCTACGAGCAAATTTTAGCAAGCTCTGAAGATCTGCCGTTGAAGTTTCGTTCTCTTTTAGCAGGTACAAGTCGCCTCTGTCGTCTCCAAAATCCAGAAACTAATTTTCATAATCGTGTTATTTGGGATACCTCAGCCAATGTCATCGCTCCTGTTCTGTTTGGTTTTGTTCATTGGTGCTTATCAGAAGCGCAAACAAAAGGAATTCAGAGACTATATTTCGTTGCTAGGGACGGGCAAATTTTACTGAAGATAGCTAACATTATTTGCGAGAATTGGAATTACTCTATTGAGTGCCGATATTTGTATGGCTCTCGCCAAGCATGGCATTTCCCAGCAATTACCGAAATTGGTGAAACTGAACTTGATTGGATATTTGATCCAACTCAATTTTTATCAGTACATTCTGTTTGTGAGCGTGTTAACTTAAATCCTGAACAAATAGAAGATACTTTAGCCCAAAAAGGTTTATCTAAAGAATTTTGGAATAAAAACCTTGATAATCAGCAAAGGTTATTGCTAAGACAGATATTTGAAAAGCAGGAAGTTACTCAATTAATCATAGAGATAGCTGCAACATATCGCAAAAAAGCCATTGGATATTTTCAGCAGGAAGGATTAGCAGATGCAATACCTTTTGGGATTGTTGATATTGGCTGGCATGGCAGATTACAACGTTCTCTTAGTCAGCTATTGAATTTAGCTGGTATTTATCCAGCAGATGGAGTATCGGGTTTTTATTTTGGTTTATCAAAAAGGTTCAAGCCATTTCCAAAAGATAATTTATTTGCTTATTTCTCTGATGTTGATTTTCCTTCAGAACGAGATAGTTTGTGTCACAGAGTGTTGTTAGAATTATTTGTTGCGGCTGATCATGGCGGAACAGTCAGATTTGAAAAACAGAATTGCGTTTTTACTCCTGTACTTCGTTCTCAAGAGAATACGAAAGCTTTGCAGTGGGGATTGCAAGTAGTGCACTCTAGTATTGCCTCCTATGTAAATCAGTTAACCATATGTTTAAAATCTAGCGATGTTGACACAGGCTCTTTACTCAGCGCGTCAGAAAAAGTTTTGAAAGAATTCGTTAAATTTCCGGATGTAAATGAATCTGATGTGTTTGGTTCTTATATTTTTGCGGAAGATCAGACAGAGAATATTTTTTATGATTTAGCTCCTAAATATCGATTTATTGATTCTCTTAATTTAATTCTTTATGAGCATCATGTACACCACAATATTTGGTTTGCTGCTTCAATCCAAAGAACTAGTCCTTGGGTTAGATTGATACTTAATAAGAAAATAATAGCCACTGCATGGAAAATAAAATCCTTCGCAAGGAGATTAAAGAAGTTCATTTAA